AACGCGAGGATATGGCCTTCGAGCGCTGAACCACCAGCGTGCGCGCGCACGGCGAGATCGGCGTGCGGCAGCCAATCGACATCGTCACGCAGGGCGGCCAATGAGCGGTCGTCGAGCTGGAACGGTGCGCGCGGCAGCGAAGGGTGAATGCCGCGTTGAAGCGCCCGTGCCCACGAGGCCTTGACCGGCGTGCGCACCGTGTCGAGCTGCTCCAGCGCCTGCGCACCGTCGCGCATCACGCGCTGCCACGCGGCGGTGAGGGATCGCTGGGCACTCCGTTCGACCGGCAACATCTCGTGCAGCCTCATCCCGCCCCCTGTGCCCGTGGTCATGGGTGAAGCATTGGAACCGGACCCCGGTGTCGCAAGAGACGCGACAGGTGTCGCAGCGTCCGGAACCGTTCGGTGCCGGACGCTGCCGGCGTCAGCTGGCGATCAGCCGCCGATCAGCTGCAGATCAGGAGGAAGCGGCGCGTAATGGGGGCGCCATCGGCCCTGAATGCCACTTGGAGCGTGTCAGTGCCCATCACGCAACGCGGGGCCTGGATTCGCACTTCGTAGCGTCCTTCGGGCAGTGAGAGGGCGCGCGCGCTATCGGCGCGCAGTTCGACCGACGGCCCACCGTCGAGCGACGTGAAGGTGACGCGCGCATCGCGCGGGGTCACGTCGTAGCTCACCACGGCGCAGCCGCGTACCGGCAGGCTCACTCCGACGCGGTCACCGGCCTTGAGCGTGACGACGGTGTCGCGCACCGCGGTGCTGCACGAGGTCGAAGCATTGGCGATGACCGCCCGCACCGCGAGCTTGGCGCCGACCGGGAAGTCGCCGCTGAATCGTCCTGTGCCCACCAGTCGATTGTCGACGTAGAGTCGCGCGGAATCCGCCGCCACGATCTCAAGTCGCGCGGTGCGCGCCGCCGTCGCTCGGGGCGCGCGTGTCGGAGCGGCCGTGCGCAGGCTGTCGCGTGCCGGCGAGCGCGTGGTGCGCGCCGCGGTCGAATCCGCGAGTGACACGATGCGTGCGCCGAGCGCGCTATCGGCGATCGGTCCGGTATCGGCCGGCGGCGTGGCGGCGAGTGGAGCCGAGTCGCCCAACGTCGGCCCTCCGAGCGCCGTCGAGGCCGAGCGATCTCGCAGGGTAAACCACGTCATCGCGGCGCCGAGGAGGAGCATCGCTGCCACAAGCGCCGTCCGGCCGTTGGCGCCGCGAACCGCGGGAAACGCATCGACCGTATGCGAGCCCAAATGCGGCGTGAATACGCTGCGCAGTGGGGCGCCGGGCAGGGCACCAAGGGCATCGAGCAGTTGCGTGGCCGACTGGTAGCGCTGCTCGGGCTGCTTGGCGAGCAAGCGCAGGATGACGGCCTCGAATTCGGGACTGAGCTCAGGAGCAAAGGTACGAGGCGGTGCCGGGGCCGTTTCGATGTGGTGCTTGGCGACGGCGTACCAATCGTCCCCTTCAAAGGGCAGGTGTCCGGTGGCGGCGCGATAGAGCGTAATGCCAAGGGCGTAGAGGTCGCTGCGACCGTCGATCTCCTGTCCACGCGCCTGTTCCGGGCTGAAATAATGGGGGGTGCCCATCACCTGATTCGTGGCGCTCAGCGAGGCGGCACCGGCCAGTGCCCGGGCGAGGCCGAAATCGGCGACGACCGCCTCGCCGTCCGTGCTAAGCAGGATGTTATCGGGCTTGATATCCCGGTGAATGACGCCGCCGGCGTGGGCGATCGAAAGCGCCGCGGCCACATCGGTGCCGATGCGGATGCATTCGGCTTCCGGCAGTCGGCCGGCGAGCGCGAGTCGGCGTCCAAGGGTGAGCGGGTGCAGATCCATGGCCACGAACACCGTGCCGTCGACCTGCCCGACGTCGCGGACCGTGACGATATTGCGGTGCCGGAGACGGGCGGCGGTGGCCGCTTCCCGACGGAAACGGGCTTCAGCGACGTCTTGTCCCGAAAATTCCGGGCGCAGGATTTTGAGGGCGACCGGGATCTCCAGATCCTGGTCTATCGCCTCGTATACCCACGAAAAGGCCCCCGAGCCAAGAAGCCGGGTGACCTGATATTTGCTGATTATTTGCCCCAAATAGCGGTCGGGCACGTCGAGGTCCTTTACAGGCGGGGCAAGGTGGACTAAGCTTTTGTGCTTCCTACTATTGCGCGCACAAAAGGCTGCGCACGA
This region of Gemmatimonas groenlandica genomic DNA includes:
- a CDS encoding serine/threonine-protein kinase, with translation MPDRYLGQIISKYQVTRLLGSGAFSWVYEAIDQDLEIPVALKILRPEFSGQDVAEARFRREAATAARLRHRNIVTVRDVGQVDGTVFVAMDLHPLTLGRRLALAGRLPEAECIRIGTDVAAALSIAHAGGVIHRDIKPDNILLSTDGEAVVADFGLARALAGAASLSATNQVMGTPHYFSPEQARGQEIDGRSDLYALGITLYRAATGHLPFEGDDWYAVAKHHIETAPAPPRTFAPELSPEFEAVILRLLAKQPEQRYQSATQLLDALGALPGAPLRSVFTPHLGSHTVDAFPAVRGANGRTALVAAMLLLGAAMTWFTLRDRSASTALGGPTLGDSAPLAATPPADTGPIADSALGARIVSLADSTAARTTRSPARDSLRTAAPTRAPRATAARTARLEIVAADSARLYVDNRLVGTGRFSGDFPVGAKLAVRAVIANASTSCSTAVRDTVVTLKAGDRVGVSLPVRGCAVVSYDVTPRDARVTFTSLDGGPSVELRADSARALSLPEGRYEVRIQAPRCVMGTDTLQVAFRADGAPITRRFLLICS